Proteins encoded in a region of the Elaeis guineensis isolate ETL-2024a chromosome 7, EG11, whole genome shotgun sequence genome:
- the LOC105049311 gene encoding oxysterol-binding protein-related protein 4B isoform X2: protein MLPPLFNVPKSQLQCYGEGVYCIGEDYLSKCVRGKSSLERFASVVAWSISTTRPAIFGLAPFNPVLGETHHVSRANLNVLLEQVSHHPPVSALHATDEKENLELIWWHNPVPRFHGTSVEAVVNGKRQLRLLSFGENYEMDSPKLVIRILPAPGVDWVGTVKIQCKDSGLEAELRYYRSHSFFGFGGNSRSVKGKIFHSKSLKTIYEIEGQWDRIISLKDVHSGEVRVLYDAKTAISKLKTPIVEDPKGLWSTESAVVWAEVSRAILNKDWEKAWKAKGTIEERERKLRSERESKGEVWVPKHFSVSRTKESEWECWPLEQSVPPAPVIVPP from the exons CTTCCTCCTCTCTTCAACGTTCCAAAATCACAACTTCAATGCTATGGTGAAGGAGTGTATTGCATTGGCGAAGACTACTTAAGCAAGTGTGTTCGAGGCAAGAGCAGCCTTGAGAGGTTCGCTTCAGTTGTTGCATGGAGCATATCAACAACACGGCCTGCAATTTTTGGATTGGCTCCTTTCAATCCTGTTCTCGGGGAAACTCATCATGTCTCCAGGGCAAACCTCAATGTCCTTCTCGAACAG GTTTCACATCATCCTCCAGTCTCTGCCCTCCATGCAACTGATGAAAAGGAGAATTTAGAGCTGATCTGGTGGCACAACCCAGTTCCCAGGTTCCATG GTACTAGTGTTGAAGCTGTGGTTAATGGGAAGAGGCAGCTAAGGCTTTTGAGTTTTGGCGAGAACTATGAGATGGATTCACCAAAGCTAGTGATTAGAATACTTCCAGCTCCCGGTGTTGATTGGGTTGGGACTGTTAAAATCCAGTGTAAGGATTCAGGCCTTGAGGCAGAACTTCGCTATTACAGGAGCCATTCCTTCTTTGGCTTCGGGGGAAATTCTAGGTCTGTTAAAGGGAAGATATTTCATTCCAAGTCATTGAAGACCATCTATGAGATTGAAGGCCAGTGGGATAG AATCATCTCACTAAAGGATGTTCACAGTGGTGAAGTTAGAGTTCTGTATGATGCCAAAACGGCTATCTCAAAACTTAAGACTCCTATTGTAGAGGACCCAAAG GGTTTGTGGTCAACTGAATCAGCTGTTGTGTGGGCTGAGGTGAGCCGAGCCATACTGAACAAGGACTGGGAGAAAGCTTGGAAGGCAAAAGGAACTATAGAGGAAAGGGAGAGGAAGCTTCGAAGTGAAAGGGAGTCGAAGGGAGAAGTTTGGGTTCCCAAGCATTTCTCCGTATCTCGTACCAAGGAGAGTGAGTGGGAGTGCTGGCCCTTGGAGCAGTCAGTCCCCCCCGCACCAGTCATTGTTCCTCCATGA
- the LOC105049312 gene encoding subtilisin-like protease SBT2.5 — MKKMELWCMLFVFLPLLVMGSGDIYIVTMEGEPIVSYSGGVEGFAPTATDSVEEMDITSEAVTSYALHLEKQHDALLDSLFEVGTYKKLYSYRHLINGFSIHISPEQAEALSRAPGVKYVEEDMKVKKLTTHTPQFLGLPTGVWPAGGGFDRAGEDIVIGFVDSGIYPKHPSFSTYNSDPYGPLPRYRGNCEIDPDTKRDFCNGKIIGAQHFAKAAIAAGAFNPTIDFASPLDGDGHGSHTAAIAAGNNGIPVRMHGHEFGKASGMAPRARIAVYKVLYRLFGGYVSDVVAAIEQAVQDGVDILNLSVGPNSPPTSTKTTFLNPFDAALLSAVKAGVFVAQAAGNGGPFPKTLVSFSPWITTVAAAVDDRRYKNHIILGNGKLLPGLGLSPATHGNKSFDLVSANDVLLDSSIMKYNPLDCQRPELLNKKMVEGRILLCGYSFNFVSGTASIKKVSETAKSLGAAGFIVAVESSYPGTKFDPVPVGIPGILISDVSKTKDLIDYYNSSTKRDWAGRPLSFQAMASIEDGLAPILHKSAPQVALFSSRGPDVRDFSFQDADVLKPDILAPGNLIWAAWAPNGIDEANFVGEGFAMVSGTSMAAPHIAGIAALVKQRYPHWSPAAIKSALMTTATTMDREDRPLQAQQYSKSEIMTLEQATPFDYGSGAVDPKAALDPGLILDASYQDYIRFLCSVPDVDPHEILNITSSACNATGGHPADLNSPSIAISHLEGTQTVKRTVTNVAESETYVITTRMSPEIALEASPPAMTVLSGASREMTVSLTVRSVTGGYSFGEILMKGNRGHKVRIPVVAAGFR; from the exons ATGAAGAAGATGGAGCTGTGGTGCATGTTATTTGTGTTTCTCCCACTTTTAGTTATGGGAAGTGGGGATATTTATATTGTGACTATGGAAGGAGAACCTATAGTGAGTTATAGCGGTGGTGTTGAGGGGTTTGCTCCAACAGCTACAGATTCAGTTGAAGAAATGGATATCACCAG TGAGGCCGTGACTTCATATGCCCTTCACCTCGAGAAACAACATGATGCGCTTCTAGACTCACTCTTTGAAGTTGGAACCTACAAGAAACTGTATAGTTATCGCCATCTAATCAATGGTTTTTCTATTCACATATCTCCTGAACAG GCAGAGGCCCTTAGTAGAGCTCCTGGGGTTAAATATGTGGAGGAGGACATGAAAGTTAAAAAATTAACGACACACACCCCACAATTTCTGGGACTACCTACGGGTGTATGGCCAGCAGGTGGTGGCTTTGACAGAGCAGGGGAAGATATTGTGATAGGCTTTGTGGATTCAGGAATTTATCCAAAGCATCCTAGCTTTTCTACATACAATTCTGATCCATATGGACCCCTTCCACGTTATAGAGGGAACTGTGAAATTGATCCAGATACAAAGAGGGATTTTTGTAACGGGAAGATAATTGGAGCCCAACATTTTGCAAAAGCTGCAATCGCGGCAGGAGCATTTAATCCTACAATTGATTTTGCATCACCATTGGATGGTGATGGGCATGGAAG CCACACGGCAGCAATTGCTGCTGGGAACAATGGAATACCAGTGAGAATGCATGGACACGAATTTGGTAAAGCAAGTGGCATGGCTCCGCGTGCCAG GATTGCTGTATACAAGGTGCTGTATAGGCTTTTTGGGGGATATGTTTCTGATGTGGTAGCTGCCATTGAACAG GCTGTTCAGGATGGTGTTGACATTCTTAATCTTTCAGTTGGGCCGAATAGCCCACCTACGTCTACAAAAACCACATTTTTAAACCCTTTCGATGCAGCACTTCTGTCAGCTGTGAAAGCAGGAGTATTTGTTGCCCAGGCTGCTGGAAATGGAGGTCCATTCCCCAAAACCTTGGTGTCTTTCAGTCCATGGATTACAACTGTAGCTGCTGCAGTTGATGACCGaagatataaaaatcatataatccTAGGAAATGGAAAATTATTACCTGGGCTTGGACTCTCCC CTGCTACACATGGGAATAAGTCATTCGACTTAGTTTCTGCAAATGATGTATTGCTTGATTCATCAATCATGAAGTACAATCCATTGGACTGCCAAAGACCAGAACTTTTAAATAAGAAAATGGTGGAGGGAAGAATTCTTCTTTGCGGGTATTCCTTCAATTTTGTTTCAGGCACCGCATCAATCAAGAAGGTGTCTGAAACAGCCAAGAGTCTTGGTGCAGCTGGCTTTATTGTTGCTGTGGAGAGCAGTTATCCAGGAACCAAATTTGACCCTGTACCTGTTGGTATCCCTGGGATTCTCATCTCAGATGTCAGTAAGACAAAG GATCTCATAGACTACTACAATAGTTCAACAAAAAGAGATTGGGCTGGTAGGCCACTGAGTTTCCAAGCAATGGCTAGCATAGAAGATGGTTTAGCACCTATACTTCATAAATCAGCCCCGCAGGTTGCATTATTCTCTTCTCGAGGACCAGATGTAAGAGATTTCAGCTTTCAGGATGCTGATGTCCTTAAACCAGATATACTAGCTCCAGGAAATCTCATTTGGGCTGCCTGGGCACCAAACGGAATAGACGAGGCCAATTTTGTTG GAGAAGGATTTGCCATGGTATCTGGAACTAGCATGGCTGCTCCTCACATTGCTGGGATAGCAGCTCTTGTAAAGCAAAGGTACCCCCACTGGAGCCCAGCTGCTATCAAATCAGCCTTGATGACAACAGCCACTACGATGGATCGTGAGGATAGACCACTTCAGGCACAACAATATTCCAAATCAGAAATTATGACATTAGAACAAGCAACACCATTTGATTATGGGAGTGGTGCTGTTGACCCGAAAGCTGCTCTAGATCCTGGACTCATTCTAGATGCAT CATACCAAGACTACATCAGGTTCTTGTGTTCAGTACCAGATGTAGATCCTCATGAGATTCTGAACATCACAAGCTCAGCTTGCAATGCAACTGGTGGCCATCCAGCTGATCTCAACAGCCCATCAATCGCCATCTCCCATCTGGAGGGAACTCAAACAGTCAAGCGAACTGTCACAAACGTGGCTGAGTCGGAGACTTATGTCATCACCACCAGAATGTCACCAGAGATTGCATTAGAGGCCAGTCCTCCAGCGATGACAGTGTTGTCGGGAGCATCCCGTGAGATGACAGTGAGCCTGACAGTTAGGTCGGTGACCGGAGGGTATAGCTTTGGCGAGATTCTGATGAAAGGTAATAGAGGGCACAAGGTGAGGATCCCAGTTGTTGCGGCGGGGTTCAGGTGA